The following proteins come from a genomic window of Acinetobacter sp. SAAs474:
- a CDS encoding patatin-like phospholipase family protein: protein MTYILKQHPPALSIRAGSIAKQLIQQEGLHAAQVDILPGAAGGPKGLGIQGLDQAIFGDFLPQAPQRRTLIGSSIGSWRFASIMALGAKAGTERLAQLYTQLSFHNKMTRFEVGEICQNMINTLIDHQQHQLIHHPDYHLAVLAVKSQHIFNSDKTFALFASVLGIVGSNAIARKHNRFFMQRVISQPQFGAQFQVNDDFPTLYQSLTQENVIPWLMASASIPIAMSAVRNIPDAPDASYRDGGLIDYHLDLPFQSKGIVLYPHFSEQIIPGWFDKMFKSRQANPTNQARTLLLSPSAEYLQNLPLGRLPDRKDFTQKGLSNQQRIKMWQQCIAESQRLGDEFLELVEKQNIAAVLHNL, encoded by the coding sequence ATGACTTATATTCTCAAGCAACACCCCCCTGCACTTTCGATTCGTGCAGGATCTATTGCAAAGCAACTGATTCAGCAAGAAGGTTTACATGCCGCACAAGTTGATATTCTTCCCGGTGCAGCGGGTGGTCCTAAAGGACTGGGAATTCAAGGTTTAGACCAAGCCATTTTTGGAGATTTTTTACCACAAGCGCCTCAACGCCGAACATTGATTGGTTCTTCAATTGGTAGTTGGCGCTTTGCCAGTATTATGGCTTTAGGTGCCAAAGCAGGGACCGAGCGCCTTGCACAGTTGTATACACAACTGTCTTTTCATAACAAGATGACCCGCTTTGAGGTGGGTGAAATTTGCCAAAATATGATTAATACACTGATTGATCATCAACAACACCAATTGATCCATCATCCAGACTACCATTTAGCCGTACTTGCTGTGAAATCACAACATATCTTTAATAGTGATAAAACCTTTGCATTGTTTGCCTCAGTTTTAGGGATTGTTGGTAGTAATGCCATTGCCCGAAAACATAATCGTTTCTTTATGCAACGTGTAATTAGTCAACCCCAGTTTGGTGCACAATTTCAGGTTAATGATGACTTTCCCACACTCTATCAAAGCTTAACACAAGAAAATGTCATTCCATGGTTAATGGCATCGGCTTCAATTCCAATTGCAATGTCTGCTGTACGTAATATTCCAGATGCCCCAGATGCCAGTTATCGTGATGGTGGACTGATTGACTACCACCTCGATCTACCTTTTCAAAGTAAAGGGATTGTCCTCTATCCTCATTTTAGTGAGCAGATTATCCCGGGTTGGTTTGATAAAATGTTTAAAAGCCGTCAGGCCAATCCTACAAATCAAGCACGCACATTATTACTGTCACCATCTGCCGAATATTTACAAAATTTACCGCTAGGGCGTTTGCCTGATCGTAAAGACTTTACTCAAAAAGGCTTGAGTAATCAGCAGCGTATAAAAATGTGGCAACAATGTATTGCTGAAAGTCAGCGTCTTGGAGATGAGTTTTTAGAATTGGTTGAAAAACAAAATATCGCAGCAGTACTGCATAATTTATAA
- a CDS encoding FFLEELY motif protein, which produces MAKLAVFDTLLERYHQLDYHRDQKIFQRLQEVQSWKRTRLQYTHRQLFSEKANVMMAEYFLNRLYGGPDFDQLAAQIARLMQFAHKAEKLIPENALKTGTLAISLAILAVQLDEDIAVQLLKDYPASQAIDDEMMRLSYLKLDQLNSRQTQLKMLNELGLYLDRYMRSFMIYTAFKMCKSTAYKYQFIAMYQFIEEGFAAIKPLKSAEKFIHLFTSLEQKVIEKVHTGHPDPFK; this is translated from the coding sequence ATGGCTAAGCTTGCTGTATTCGATACGCTTTTAGAACGTTACCATCAGTTGGATTATCATCGTGATCAAAAAATTTTTCAGCGATTACAAGAAGTACAATCATGGAAACGTACACGTCTTCAATACACGCATCGACAACTATTCTCAGAAAAAGCCAATGTCATGATGGCAGAATATTTTTTAAATCGTTTATATGGTGGTCCAGATTTTGATCAATTGGCAGCACAAATTGCACGCTTAATGCAATTTGCCCATAAGGCGGAAAAACTGATTCCAGAAAATGCGCTTAAAACAGGAACATTAGCCATTTCATTGGCAATTTTAGCCGTACAGCTCGATGAGGATATTGCCGTACAACTATTAAAAGACTACCCAGCATCCCAAGCCATTGATGATGAAATGATGCGTCTAAGCTATTTAAAACTCGACCAGCTGAATAGCCGTCAAACCCAATTAAAGATGCTTAATGAACTGGGGCTATATTTAGATCGATATATGCGTTCATTTATGATTTATACCGCCTTTAAAATGTGTAAAAGTACCGCATATAAATATCAGTTTATAGCCATGTATCAATTTATAGAGGAAGGTTTCGCTGCGATTAAGCCACTCAAATCTGCTGAAAAATTTATTCATCTATTTACCTCACTAGAACAAAAAGTGATTGAGAAAGTGCATACAGGCCACCCAGATCCATTTAAATAA
- a CDS encoding 3'-5' exonuclease yields MTQSSVGHTATYEQAIAIDNARLGESFKVVAYAGTGKTTTLQMMSDAMPRRRGMYLAFNKSIATEAQHKFAANVDCRTFHSLAFRSVPRGITDKLRLPRLSPSFLAKEYALVPLTLRRMMGGRYEKYVLMPSRLASLVADAVSYFCSTSSQYPAPRHVQAPNWLHPDDIDSLQKYLYPAVERRWLESIDPHHQAGIGHDIYLKLWALSEPNIPTDYILFDEAQDADPLMLGILLRQRQTQVIYVGDAHQQIYAWRGAINAMQQLPLPESRLTTSFRFGAEIALHANAILTALKETVPLLGNPALNSKVVNKPHTQLRDAILCRTNARAMELLLAGLIHGDKVSLQADHLRLNRFVDAANMLKQGKRVIDVPELAWFNSWHDVHEYCETNEGSDIKPLVKLVDDHGIDPLKKALAKITPIDQADYIISTAHKAKGLEWNRVHIEDDYQFKLNQHDHKISPEELRLLYVACTRAKLSLNIHHIYDLMQQLKKQAVK; encoded by the coding sequence ATGACTCAATCTTCTGTCGGCCACACAGCCACTTACGAACAAGCCATTGCCATCGACAATGCGCGTTTGGGAGAGTCATTTAAGGTCGTTGCTTATGCTGGCACGGGAAAAACCACGACCTTACAAATGATGAGTGATGCCATGCCACGACGTCGTGGCATGTATCTGGCATTTAATAAGTCGATTGCCACTGAAGCACAACATAAATTTGCCGCCAATGTGGATTGTCGTACTTTTCATTCACTGGCATTTCGTAGCGTACCACGCGGGATTACGGATAAATTACGTTTACCTCGTCTGAGTCCAAGTTTTCTTGCCAAAGAATATGCCTTAGTCCCCCTGACATTACGACGTATGATGGGTGGGCGTTATGAAAAATATGTATTAATGCCTTCACGTTTGGCCAGTTTGGTCGCAGATGCAGTCAGCTATTTTTGTTCCACCAGTTCACAGTATCCAGCCCCACGTCATGTACAAGCACCCAACTGGTTACATCCAGATGATATTGATAGTCTACAAAAATATCTCTATCCAGCCGTAGAGCGTCGCTGGCTAGAATCGATTGATCCCCATCATCAAGCTGGTATTGGACATGATATCTATTTAAAACTATGGGCCTTATCTGAACCGAATATTCCAACAGATTATATTTTATTTGATGAAGCACAAGATGCTGATCCACTCATGCTCGGAATTTTACTGAGACAACGTCAAACACAAGTGATTTATGTTGGAGATGCCCATCAGCAGATTTATGCTTGGCGCGGTGCAATTAATGCCATGCAACAATTACCTTTACCTGAATCACGCCTCACCACATCATTTCGTTTTGGTGCTGAAATTGCACTCCATGCCAATGCCATTTTAACCGCACTTAAAGAAACCGTACCACTTTTGGGTAATCCTGCTCTCAATTCTAAAGTGGTCAATAAACCCCACACACAATTACGTGATGCTATTCTCTGTCGTACCAATGCACGTGCCATGGAGCTTCTACTGGCTGGTTTGATTCATGGCGACAAAGTTAGCCTGCAAGCAGATCATCTACGCTTAAACCGCTTTGTTGATGCGGCAAATATGCTAAAACAAGGTAAACGTGTCATAGATGTACCAGAATTGGCTTGGTTTAATTCATGGCATGATGTACATGAGTATTGTGAAACCAATGAAGGTAGTGATATTAAACCTTTAGTCAAACTGGTTGATGATCATGGCATTGATCCTCTCAAGAAAGCATTAGCGAAAATCACCCCCATTGATCAAGCGGACTATATTATTTCCACCGCACATAAAGCCAAAGGTCTAGAATGGAACCGTGTTCATATTGAAGATGATTATCAATTTAAACTCAATCAACACGATCATAAAATCAGTCCCGAAGAATTACGTTTACTTTACGTTGCTTGTACCCGCGCCAAACTCAGCCTCAATATTCATCATATTTATGACTTAATGCAGCAACTGAAAAAACAAGCTGTAAAATAA
- the ubiE gene encoding bifunctional demethylmenaquinone methyltransferase/2-methoxy-6-polyprenyl-1,4-benzoquinol methylase UbiE, with amino-acid sequence MSNEDQTLTTTTKSTQHTDTVSPFLTEPLPQGAPQGQQQSLQQQVDTPTNTAIPKYNLPRGADSGRVGHTTHFGYQTVNSEEKAQKVAEVFHSVASKYDIMNDLMSFGIHRLWKRFAINMSGVRRGQHVLDIAGGTGDLAKVFSREVGPSGHVVLSDINESMLNVGRDRLINAGCSNVDFVLANAETLEPFADNSFDLVTISFGLRNVTDKDAALAAMYRVLKPGGRLLILEFSKPVFEPFSKLYDLYSFTALPIMGKIVANDAESYKYLAESIRMHPDQRTLKGMMEQAGFQNCDYHNLTGGIVAVHRGFKL; translated from the coding sequence ATGTCGAATGAAGACCAAACACTGACTACAACAACCAAGTCGACACAACATACAGACACAGTGAGTCCATTCTTGACTGAGCCACTTCCTCAAGGTGCGCCTCAAGGACAACAACAGTCTTTACAGCAGCAAGTAGATACTCCGACGAATACAGCTATTCCTAAATATAATCTACCACGTGGTGCCGATAGTGGCCGTGTAGGTCATACTACTCACTTTGGCTACCAAACGGTAAACAGTGAAGAAAAAGCACAAAAAGTTGCTGAGGTTTTTCATTCTGTTGCCAGCAAATACGATATTATGAATGACCTGATGTCATTTGGTATCCATCGTTTATGGAAACGTTTTGCCATTAATATGTCTGGTGTACGTCGTGGTCAGCATGTCCTTGATATTGCTGGTGGTACAGGTGATCTTGCCAAAGTATTTAGTCGTGAAGTTGGTCCAAGCGGTCATGTGGTGTTGTCAGATATCAACGAATCAATGCTGAATGTAGGACGTGATCGTTTAATTAATGCAGGCTGTAGCAATGTTGATTTCGTACTGGCCAATGCAGAAACGCTGGAACCTTTTGCAGATAACAGTTTTGATTTAGTCACTATTTCTTTTGGTCTACGCAATGTAACAGATAAAGATGCTGCACTTGCTGCAATGTATCGTGTCCTCAAACCAGGCGGCCGTTTACTAATTCTAGAGTTCTCTAAACCAGTATTTGAACCATTCTCTAAACTGTATGACTTATATTCATTCACAGCATTACCAATCATGGGTAAAATTGTTGCAAATGATGCGGAAAGTTATAAATATCTAGCAGAATCGATTCGTATGCATCCTGATCAACGTACCTTAAAAGGCATGATGGAACAAGCAGGTTTCCAAAATTGTGACTATCATAATTTAACTGGCGGTATTGTTGCTGTCCATCGTGGTTTTAAACTATAA
- a CDS encoding nitroreductase family protein, with translation MNNLFQKLIENRRSIYAIGKQVQLSNEQLTTLIQQAIIYAPSAFNSQSSRAVILFGDEHEKFWQLVFEKLQEFLSNDDAIKATQQKIASFAAGVGTVLFFEDQEIVQRLQEQFPLYADNFPVWSEHSTAIAQFAVWTALAEQGIGASLQHYNPIIDNNVHAEWEIPSNWKLRAQLVFGSIEAAAGEKSFIDNDTRFKVFQ, from the coding sequence GTGAATAATTTATTCCAAAAATTAATTGAAAATCGTCGTAGTATCTACGCAATTGGTAAACAGGTACAACTGAGTAATGAACAATTAACAACACTTATTCAGCAAGCGATTATCTACGCACCTTCTGCCTTTAATTCTCAATCCTCTCGTGCTGTGATTTTATTTGGTGATGAGCATGAAAAATTTTGGCAACTGGTCTTTGAAAAATTACAAGAATTTTTGTCAAATGATGATGCCATCAAAGCCACTCAGCAAAAAATTGCTAGCTTTGCTGCTGGTGTCGGTACCGTGTTATTCTTTGAAGATCAAGAAATCGTACAAAGATTACAAGAGCAATTCCCATTATATGCCGACAATTTTCCAGTTTGGTCAGAACATTCCACAGCAATTGCTCAATTTGCTGTATGGACTGCACTCGCAGAACAAGGGATCGGAGCATCACTGCAACACTATAATCCAATTATAGACAATAACGTCCATGCTGAATGGGAGATACCATCAAATTGGAAATTACGTGCTCAGCTTGTTTTTGGTTCAATTGAAGCTGCAGCAGGCGAAAAATCATTTATTGACAATGATACTCGCTTTAAAGTCTTTCAATAA
- a CDS encoding DMT family transporter, protein MEKKYLFLLLLLGVLQGAAFLFIKIAVSFLNPFNVVFLRIILALPCIYLFVFYRYSDIFSVVKAHFPILLLLSLSSVIIPFLLIAWAGQYIASGVASIYMALIPIFVSIFEVIFRKNIGFSLRAYLGLFLGFIGVILLFINDLLSNFSHGLWGHVACFVAAICYAFSIYKSKALSVLAPALIGCGVLSLASLLLLPMLSLMPLPKLIWTAPWWSILGLAFISTAGALILMYYLIDQIGTVFTATTNYLVPLVGIFLGFIFLHERLSNMLVPAVSLILVGLYCVSTGKKQHRDLLDDT, encoded by the coding sequence GTGGAAAAAAAGTATCTATTTTTATTGTTATTATTGGGCGTATTACAAGGTGCCGCATTTTTATTTATTAAAATAGCCGTAAGTTTCCTGAATCCTTTTAATGTAGTTTTTTTACGGATAATACTTGCATTACCATGTATTTACTTATTTGTTTTTTATCGATATAGCGATATTTTTTCAGTCGTAAAAGCACATTTTCCTATTTTATTATTACTCAGTTTAAGTTCAGTGATCATACCTTTTTTATTGATTGCTTGGGCGGGTCAGTATATTGCAAGCGGTGTTGCTTCAATTTATATGGCATTGATTCCAATTTTTGTCTCTATTTTTGAAGTGATTTTTAGAAAAAATATCGGTTTTAGTTTACGTGCTTATCTCGGTTTGTTTTTGGGTTTTATTGGGGTAATTTTATTGTTTATAAATGATTTACTGAGTAATTTTTCTCATGGGTTGTGGGGGCATGTGGCTTGTTTTGTGGCTGCAATTTGTTATGCATTTTCAATCTATAAAAGTAAGGCTCTTTCGGTTTTAGCACCTGCGTTAATTGGTTGTGGTGTTTTAAGTTTAGCCTCTTTATTGTTATTGCCGATGTTATCTTTGATGCCATTGCCTAAACTCATATGGACTGCTCCATGGTGGTCTATTTTAGGATTAGCTTTCATTTCAACTGCGGGCGCATTAATCTTAATGTATTACTTAATTGATCAGATCGGTACCGTGTTTACTGCCACAACCAATTATTTAGTGCCCTTAGTCGGTATTTTTTTGGGTTTTATTTTTTTACATGAACGTTTAAGCAATATGTTGGTGCCAGCAGTGAGTTTAATTTTAGTTGGGCTATATTGTGTATCGACAGGGAAAAAACAGCACCGAGATCTGCTGGATGATACATGA
- a CDS encoding ABC1 kinase family protein: MIPHVSRLLELWRIAAHYRLDTLFPADELPEKARHVISIIRMHPAAWSSKERKNPLKLKQALEDMGPLAIKLGQLLSTRRDLIPPEILQQLVLLQDRVKPFPSNIAKMRIQQGLKADIATLFSRFDEQPLAAASIAQVHTAALHDGREVIVKVTRPHIRAQILQDFEILAWLGERLEKRLESARALHLAEIIQDYRHIILKELDLSLEADNTRRMRHYFTGSTMMYVPEVYMDSKDVMVAERIIGVPISDTATFDRLGMDRADLARKGLTIFFTQVFRDNFFHADMHPGNVFVETLHPANPRFIALDCAIMGELSKHDQMTVARMLLAVMNSDFMQLIQIVHQAGWIPPGTDQDALAREMRRTVGPMVSKPMHELDFAGILLEVMDIARRFHLEIPPQLMLLLKTLVHVEGLGTDLYPDLDIWSLAKPILTDWVKAQMNPQKNLKELGQKLPDLLLGAQDLPSLMIDSLNGLKNQSAWHAKQIHELQTIRLQMESQHKRSWIFGTIIAMLLVIAIITPWYVGIIMLILSSLLSIWRLAKP; encoded by the coding sequence ATGATTCCGCATGTTTCACGTTTACTCGAACTTTGGCGTATTGCTGCGCACTATAGACTCGACACGTTGTTTCCTGCAGATGAATTACCCGAAAAAGCTCGCCATGTTATCAGTATTATCCGGATGCATCCTGCGGCTTGGTCAAGCAAGGAACGTAAAAACCCGCTCAAGCTGAAACAAGCACTTGAAGATATGGGACCTTTGGCGATTAAGTTAGGACAGTTATTATCTACCCGTCGTGACTTAATTCCGCCAGAAATTTTACAACAACTGGTGTTATTACAAGATCGTGTTAAGCCCTTCCCTTCCAATATTGCCAAAATGCGTATTCAACAGGGATTAAAAGCGGATATTGCGACATTGTTTAGTCGTTTTGATGAACAGCCATTAGCTGCGGCTTCTATTGCACAAGTGCATACAGCTGCTTTACATGATGGCCGTGAAGTCATTGTTAAAGTGACTCGTCCTCATATTCGCGCACAAATTTTACAAGATTTCGAGATTCTGGCTTGGTTAGGAGAGCGTCTAGAAAAACGTCTAGAAAGTGCTCGTGCACTGCATTTAGCTGAAATTATTCAAGACTATCGGCATATTATTTTAAAAGAACTGGACCTGAGTTTAGAGGCCGACAATACCCGTCGTATGCGTCATTACTTTACCGGTTCAACCATGATGTATGTCCCTGAAGTCTATATGGACAGTAAAGATGTGATGGTCGCTGAGCGTATTATCGGCGTACCGATTTCAGATACTGCAACCTTTGACCGTTTAGGCATGGATCGTGCAGATTTGGCGCGTAAAGGATTAACCATTTTCTTTACCCAAGTATTTCGTGACAACTTCTTTCATGCAGATATGCATCCTGGCAATGTATTTGTTGAAACCCTGCATCCAGCAAACCCACGCTTTATTGCACTCGACTGTGCCATTATGGGGGAGCTATCTAAACATGACCAAATGACTGTGGCACGTATGCTATTGGCTGTGATGAATAGCGATTTCATGCAACTGATTCAAATTGTGCATCAAGCTGGATGGATTCCGCCAGGTACAGATCAAGATGCACTGGCACGTGAAATGCGACGTACTGTTGGTCCAATGGTCTCTAAGCCCATGCATGAACTCGATTTTGCTGGCATCTTATTAGAAGTGATGGACATTGCGCGACGCTTTCATTTAGAAATTCCGCCACAATTAATGCTCTTACTCAAAACATTGGTACATGTTGAAGGTTTAGGAACAGATTTGTATCCAGATCTAGATATTTGGAGTTTGGCTAAACCCATCTTAACAGATTGGGTAAAAGCACAAATGAATCCACAAAAAAATCTGAAAGAACTGGGACAAAAATTACCAGACTTGCTGTTAGGTGCACAAGATTTACCTAGCCTGATGATTGATAGCTTAAATGGTTTAAAAAATCAATCTGCTTGGCATGCAAAACAAATTCATGAATTACAAACTATACGTTTGCAAATGGAAAGCCAGCATAAACGTAGTTGGATTTTTGGTACCATCATCGCCATGCTGTTAGTCATTGCGATCATTACACCTTGGTATGTTGGCATCATCATGCTGATCTTAAGTAGCCTATTGTCGATATGGCGACTGGCCAAACCTTAA
- the hisIE gene encoding bifunctional phosphoribosyl-AMP cyclohydrolase/phosphoribosyl-ATP diphosphatase HisIE, protein MNNMQWLDEVKFNEQGLIPAIAQHHQTGRVLMVAWMNREALALTAEKNQAVYFSRSRQKLWHKGEESGNFQTVHEIRLDCDADVIILQIEQQGGIACHTGRESCFYRKLTANGWEIVDAQLKDPSQIYAHQSNHPHSQVMNASIAQSEQVEVLSYLGNMMAERKKADPDSSYVAKLYHKGLNKILEKIGEESVETIIAAKDFNFAAHLDHQNDLIYEVADLWFHTIVMLGYFDLDPQLVLNELARRQGLSGLVEKANRPN, encoded by the coding sequence ATGAATAATATGCAATGGCTCGATGAAGTAAAATTTAACGAACAAGGATTAATTCCTGCCATTGCTCAACATCATCAAACTGGACGGGTATTGATGGTGGCATGGATGAATCGTGAAGCACTTGCATTGACGGCTGAAAAAAATCAAGCTGTTTATTTTTCACGCTCACGTCAAAAATTATGGCATAAAGGCGAAGAATCTGGTAATTTTCAAACCGTACATGAAATTCGTTTAGATTGTGACGCTGATGTCATTATTTTACAGATTGAACAACAGGGTGGTATTGCCTGCCATACTGGTCGTGAATCGTGCTTCTATCGCAAACTGACAGCCAACGGCTGGGAAATTGTCGATGCACAACTCAAAGATCCAAGCCAGATTTACGCTCATCAATCAAATCATCCACATAGTCAAGTCATGAATGCATCAATCGCCCAATCAGAACAGGTTGAAGTGTTATCTTATTTAGGTAACATGATGGCGGAACGCAAAAAAGCAGATCCAGACTCATCTTATGTGGCCAAGCTTTATCACAAAGGCTTGAATAAAATTTTAGAAAAAATCGGTGAAGAAAGTGTTGAAACGATCATTGCAGCGAAAGACTTCAACTTTGCGGCACACTTAGATCATCAAAATGATCTGATTTATGAAGTTGCTGATCTTTGGTTCCATACCATTGTCATGTTGGGTTATTTTGATTTAGATCCACAATTGGTACTCAATGAATTAGCACGTCGCCAAGGTTTATCTGGCTTAGTTGAAAAAGCCAATCGCCCAAATTAA